From one Raphanus sativus cultivar WK10039 unplaced genomic scaffold, ASM80110v3 Scaffold0923, whole genome shotgun sequence genomic stretch:
- the LOC130503323 gene encoding uncharacterized protein LOC130503323 isoform X1, translated as MATEKPITTETVALTEKKMDMSLDAIIKMSKSNTNNNVNKGKKHRASNKKESFNSAAKNSTVKAQRYMDSRSDVRQGAFAKRRSSFQGNHFPVTTTIAGKTASSAPLRGRPNNAGRMANTNQSRFITPPAQYGSAPRGFVAKQREKIGEKQANGGGQRQGPQTLDSRFAYMKEERMKMKRFAEKGGNVVKNGAGLQYHQQQQQQRPWGRRATRFPN; from the exons ATGGCGACTGAAAAGCCTATTACTACAGAGACCGTTGCTCTCACGGAGAAGAAAATGGACATGTCTTTAG ATGCCATTATCAAGATGTCAAAGAGCAATACCAATAATAATGTCAATAAAGGCAAGAAACACAGAGCATCG AATAAAAAGGAGAGTTTCAATAGTGCTGCCAAGAACAGTACGGTAAAAGCTCAGCGTTATATGGACTCACGGTCTGATGTTAGACAG GGTGCTTTTGCTAAGAGAAGGTCAAGTTTCCAAGGAAACCACTTTCCTGTCACAACAACCATTGCTGGTAAAACCGCTTCTAGTGCTCCCCTCCGTGGTAGACCTAATAATGCTGGAAGGATGGCTAATACGAATCAATCAAG GTTCATTACTCCACCAGCTCAGTATGGTTCTGCACCAAGAGGGTTTGTGGCCAAG CAGAGGGAGAAGATAGGGGAGAAGCAAGCAAATGGAGGAGGACAGAGGCAAGGGCCTCAAACGCTGGACTCACGGTTTGCGTACATGAAGGAAGAGAGGATGAAAATGAAAAGGTTTGCAGAAAAGGGTGGCAATGTAGTCAAGAATGGTGCTGGATTGCAGTACcaccaacagcagcagcagcaacgtCCCTGGGGCAGAAGAGCCACAAGATTCCCCAACTGA
- the LOC130503323 gene encoding uncharacterized protein LOC130503323 isoform X2, which produces MATEKPITTETVALTEKKMDMSLDAIIKMSKSNTNNNVNKGKKHRASNKKESFNSAAKNSTVKAQRYMDSRSDVRQGAFAKRRSSFQGNHFPVTTTIAGKTASSAPLRGRPNNAGRMANTNQSRFITPPAQYGSAPRGFVAKREKIGEKQANGGGQRQGPQTLDSRFAYMKEERMKMKRFAEKGGNVVKNGAGLQYHQQQQQQRPWGRRATRFPN; this is translated from the exons ATGGCGACTGAAAAGCCTATTACTACAGAGACCGTTGCTCTCACGGAGAAGAAAATGGACATGTCTTTAG ATGCCATTATCAAGATGTCAAAGAGCAATACCAATAATAATGTCAATAAAGGCAAGAAACACAGAGCATCG AATAAAAAGGAGAGTTTCAATAGTGCTGCCAAGAACAGTACGGTAAAAGCTCAGCGTTATATGGACTCACGGTCTGATGTTAGACAG GGTGCTTTTGCTAAGAGAAGGTCAAGTTTCCAAGGAAACCACTTTCCTGTCACAACAACCATTGCTGGTAAAACCGCTTCTAGTGCTCCCCTCCGTGGTAGACCTAATAATGCTGGAAGGATGGCTAATACGAATCAATCAAG GTTCATTACTCCACCAGCTCAGTATGGTTCTGCACCAAGAGGGTTTGTGGCCAAG AGGGAGAAGATAGGGGAGAAGCAAGCAAATGGAGGAGGACAGAGGCAAGGGCCTCAAACGCTGGACTCACGGTTTGCGTACATGAAGGAAGAGAGGATGAAAATGAAAAGGTTTGCAGAAAAGGGTGGCAATGTAGTCAAGAATGGTGCTGGATTGCAGTACcaccaacagcagcagcagcaacgtCCCTGGGGCAGAAGAGCCACAAGATTCCCCAACTGA